From the genome of Haloterrigena sp. KLK7, one region includes:
- a CDS encoding plastocyanin/azurin family copper-binding protein, which produces MGEQGATDSAMISRRRTMKIAGAAAVATTLAGCGGGGGGDGNGGGGNGGGGGGGDASQWEGVSEIELGGETSGWQGQAPSPIEGEDNPTLILFEGEQYTVTWENLDGAEHNIEIRNENDEVVDDYSTELMGEEGATQSLEFEATSEMAQYVCQPHQSTMRGDIQIESGGGGGGGNESAGNESGGNESGGNESAGNESDGNESG; this is translated from the coding sequence ATGGGAGAACAAGGAGCAACCGATTCGGCGATGATTTCGCGACGACGGACGATGAAGATCGCGGGTGCTGCGGCCGTCGCAACGACCCTCGCGGGATGCGGCGGTGGTGGTGGCGGCGACGGTAACGGTGGTGGAGGGAACGGCGGTGGTGGTGGTGGTGGCGACGCAAGTCAGTGGGAAGGCGTCAGCGAGATCGAACTCGGCGGTGAGACGAGCGGCTGGCAGGGGCAGGCGCCCTCGCCGATCGAGGGGGAAGACAATCCGACGCTCATCCTCTTCGAGGGCGAACAGTACACCGTCACGTGGGAGAACCTCGACGGTGCGGAGCACAACATCGAAATCCGTAACGAGAACGACGAAGTCGTGGACGATTACTCGACCGAACTCATGGGGGAAGAAGGTGCGACGCAGTCCCTCGAGTTCGAGGCGACCAGCGAGATGGCGCAGTACGTCTGTCAACCCCATCAGAGCACGATGCGGGGCGACATCCAGATCGAGAGCGGCGGTGGCGGAGGCGGTGGCAACGAGAGTGCCGGAAATGAAAGTGGCGGCAACGAGAGCGGCGGTAACGAGAGCGCTGGTAACGAGAGCGACGGCAACGAAAGCGGGTAG